ACAAAGcctcttttctcccactctgatgCCTAACAGCCTATCCCCATATGCCTGGAATTTGGAAGTAAGAATTCTAAGAAAAGTCTTAAGCTAATAATAAATCAAAGAACATCTgttcaatagagaaaaatatcttCCAAATCTCTGTAGATAGGTAGATTTCAAAAAGTTACACTTTCTTTGaggtataaaataataatagatcaTAAGACATTCAAACCTACACCTCTCCTCACACAtatctctgtcacattttggcacATTTCAGCTGCAGCATCAATATCTGAATAAGGTAAAGAAAGCCAGAAGTGATATATACATGCtcatgaaaatattatataattacagCAGGAAATAGCAATAGGTCTTCTCAGGTTCCAATTTTTAGATAAAGCCTTTTGTGTCAGAAGTTAGTATCTTATtaactctaaaaaaaataaataaagagattcaTCTTAAAGTGTGTTAACTGGTTATTATGGAATTTTTCTCTTGACATGCATTAGAAGTATAAGAAATGTCTTTTTACCTTGTGTGAGTTTCATTGATATAAATAACATTCCGCAAACCCAAAGATGGGATACTGGGGTTGAAAAATTTATCctacataaaacaaaataaaattagacataAATATATGACTGGATTGCTGGTGAAGGACTCACATTATTAGTTCTTGAGGACTTTTATAATTCAAGCATAAAGTAAGGCATTGCTTCAAAAATCTGAGATGAAGAAAAATGGTGTTTTATTGAAAACTACTTTTTAGCCTTCTAAGAAGGTCACAAACTCAAAACTAATCATCAGCAGCTTTCAAAGGAACTACTGTCTCTCACTTTCCTGCCCTACTCCCCATCCCCAACCAAAAAGAGTTAAAGCCAGAGACAGCTTAAGTCATTGACAGGAAAACTGGAGATTTCAgtgttttcaaaatacaaaaatactatGCTAAGTATCATGTAGTTATTGTGAGATTACTAAATCTCCCAATAATCCTGACACATAagaattattatcctcattttatagataggaaaactgaggcttgcagAAGTTTAGGATTCAATCCCAGATCTTGCTTCAAAGAATGTGGTCTTTCTATTCCCCTAAAATGACTGTCTACTTAATGAGAAAACATATGGCTAAAGGTCACCCTCTTTACAGGTAATCTTGAAAGATAATCCAGAAATAGCTCTGCTAAAAAGAGAAAGGCCATAACTTTAACAATGGGGGCAAAAAGGTAAACTTTCCACAAATAAATGCTGAGAAAGCACAATGTACCCTCAATAAAAGATGTCAAAATACTTAAGTGATATCTccttagagaaaggaaaataggaTTTCATAGAAAGGGTAGCAAATGTCAAAAAATTACTACAAAAATACTgtcaaacaaaaattattttagaaaaacatgCCATGGAAGAATATAAGATCAAGTTTAGCTCTATCAGGTACTATACGTAGGCAAAAATCAATTATCTGTTATACTACTCACCTATCCCCACCCCagaccatcaccaccaccaaataATTTCTTACACTCTCTTCTGACTGAAGAACACATTAGAGTTAAGGTATTGTTTTGATCTTTTAAGCATTCAAAATTAGAATTAGATGAGATGCCAGatctaaaaagaaaagccacatgatctatttaaatctttatttctacTGGCCTATTAATCTGAACTGGCCTTACTCCTAGAAAATGTCCATGATCCTTCACTTCCACCATAATCTTGCAACAAGGCACTTGTGATTTAAGAGGAACAATATTTCTATCAAGATATTCTTGAGCAGACCTGAATATTTAACATAAACTGCTTGGGTATCACACAAATCTCTCTCAGATTAGTAAATTCCTTATACAAGACTTTCTGCCAAGCCAAACCTGAGTGGAGAATTCTCACAGCACTGTTAGCTGTTCACACAGGTTATAAGCAACTTCTATAAATTGCAGGGTTAGTAAATGGCACTTACATGTCCTGGTAACTGGCCCATCCCAGAGAGAGCTTACCATCCAGTTATACGTTTTAAAAGGTAAGTCTACTGCCTTAGAACACAGCCACATTAGAGTCTACATTCCTGTGCTAACTCATCCCTCTGGCAAGATGCCCTCAGAAGCATACTTCTCATCCAATCGACTCTTCCCAAACACTACACTCTAATGTGGAAGATTTTGTATGGCTTGTTTTTTCCATCAAATACGAACAACAAGCGCATGCACACTCCTTCCTAAATCTTCATCATAACATTCTAGTAACCATCCTTCCCTATCACAGAGTCAACCGAAACCCCTCACTCCCTCCACCGCAGGAACAGACACTTAGCAAAAGGGCAAAGCCACTGCTTTAATTTCTTATTCTGTCCTGCTCCACGCTCATGTGTGAGCTCTCTCTCGCGGGCGCgcgcactctctctctctctcatccatcTTGCTAGGACTTTAACTTTCAGTGCTAAATTGCAACATCTTGAAGTTACATGAAGGTTCCCACCAACTCTTTGGAAGGGTTATCTTAAAGTAAGATCTACTCTCCCTCTAAAgtcacattaaaatgaaaaaacaaaacaaaatatagccTGGCATCAACTATTAGACCAACattcactgaataaatgaatggaaagaaaaactgagtCAACATCTTTACTTGGAATATTTGGTTTATAAAGATGGGCCTAAGTTCTAAAAATGCATTAAGTCCATTAAGACTACACAATAATAAAATTCACACAAAGTTGGAAACCTGTGTCACATATTTCACTCTGTTTATTAAAGGTCAACAAAGGTATTAAAGGCAGCATTCTTACCCAGCTCTGGGGAGTACAGGAATAACAACATCTTCCTACAAAGGGCCTTTTCCGGCTCATTAGGCTTTCTTTCCACTTCAAGGTTGCAGATCTGAAGACAGTCGGTCTGAAACGACACTCACcctaataaatattaagaaaaaatagtgTGTCAGTAACAAGAAAATTATACTTGTCCACTTGATCTCTAAGCTAGTTCAGATAGAAGAGAAACTTctgacatattttctttttggtggcATGTGTTTCTCAGAGTGATTTTTCATTCAAGGTGCTCCCTCTACGACCAACACTGCGAACATAAGCAAAAATTGAGCACCTAAGAATAGCAATAGCTGGCAACACTCAAAGCAGCATTCAAAGGTTTAAAAACTAAGTTATAAAAGGTCAGATAGCCTTCTGACAGTAGCAGAAGGAATAAAGTCAGACTCCGGGAGCCCTATGCTAACAATTCACCTCACTCCCTCTTAAATCACACACTCCCACAAAAGAACGACAAAAGCCTTACCCAGAGTAAACAAGTTGTTAtaatacagtttaaaatattttactttaaatgaaaaacaaggtaaacttatataatattcctTTATCCTAACAAGAGAGTTTAAAGTCTGGAATTTAAATTATAGCCATACTATCCAATTAGGGTCAAACTCTGCTcttctgttttaaataattttctcttaacTTTGAGTTCATCAGTTGCTCAAATCCCACTGATATCACATtctcaaaaataaaccaaaaaaccaCCCAAAACTCCAACATCATTTTTTATCTAAAGCAGATAGTGCTcaggaaacatttaaaacatgCCATGTTATATTGACATAgggaaaacaatacaaaaaaaaaaaagcatgcccTTTGGATTGAGATACATACTAAAATctcctattttcaatttttgaaataaagtttaCTTCCATTACAAAATTCACACTTGTGAAATGCAATCATGGAAAACAGatacgaaaagaaaaaaaaatctctttataaTTACACCACCCAAAACAACTAAtaggttttttttcctattgctttTTAACATAATCACTGTACTTAAATTTCCTACTCAATTTTCTCTTCCCAATAACATAATatcataagaatttttaaatattagactTCATAAACAAATCTTCTAACAGCTGGAGGTAGTTTCTGTAGCTATTAACCTCTATTtgaatttctgttgcttccaGTGTTTCCACCTTCATACACACTGAAATGAACATCTTTAGGCTGCATGCTTTTAACCTGTATCTTAAACTTACCCATTCCTCGCTTGCATGCTTACATCGACCAATACTGTATTCAGATGAATTTGGCAAATAAGAAACATCTATCATGCCAAGGGTCAGTGCAGATTCATCCATGTCACAAAGCGTAACTCCCAAATCATGCGCTATAAAAAAATGTATACCGTATAAGTTAATGAGGGATCCAGAGAGCAAATACTAGAACTCAAAATTCTGATTTCTATATTATTTTGCCCCATGATAGGATGTCAAATGAACTATGGAGGACTTCCCCATGTTTAGTCAATGTGTAAAAAAGGACTTTGATGTGTATATATGAATCCAGGCcgccctgatttaaaaaaaaaacaaaaaacaacattcGTTATCTTTGGACTTCATGAACAAAACAGCTATGAATTCACGAGGGTCAATAACAGCTGATTTCAGGTATGTGACAAATAATTATTTCACCTGTGTAACTGAATAGTTCCTGGAAGTATGAAGATACGCATTTATTAAATTAAAGTTACATGTATGCACACAAgtagataattttgaaaaattatgtgCTGGGAATTCTTCATCATACACACTGTGCAATGTAAAATGGGTAACGGTAATGAGAGCACCTCTCAAGTTTCCCACTTCAACTGAATTAAGCTCTGAATTTTCTGTGCTGCCTTAAATGAAATGATGTTTGCAATTTTAATACATCTACACAGCTCTAAGACAAAAGTACACTGTTCTAAAATATCTGATTTATAAGTTTTCATATCTTTTCAATAAGCCTTTTCCTACCCTAGGAAAAAATGTTCACTAACAGTGAACTGCTAAAGAAAATAGATATTAActtaaaatataagaattttcTAACATAATTCTCAAATTATTTTAGCATTTGACTATTTCTCACCTGGCCTTAAATTAGTCCTTTAAAACCCTGAAAGGTCATGTCCAAGTTAACAGTGTTCCTTGGAGGGCAGATGCCGATTTCTTTACAATCCCCATGTGGATTTACAGTGGTAACTGTTATCCTCAGCATGACTATACACATTCTTAACAATTTTATGTGAGTAGCAATCTACCATAATAGGCGAGGGGAGGGAATAGTAAAGCAATGCACCTGGCAGGAAAGCTCTTCTGTATTATAATATAAAACTCAGCTATCAGTTTCAGGTGCAGAATGTAACTACAACCGGCAGAGCCAGCTGCTGCCTGGGAAAATGAAGACTCGTCTGGCCCCTGTGATGAGGGCAGGACGAGAGGTGGAAACAGTCTTGTGCCAATAGGAAGTCCACgcttcacccctccctccccacgttTGTCCAAGGTTGAAAAGTACACCCccccgtaaaaaaaaaaaagagaatcctgGAGGCGCCAGGCTGTGGGCTGAGGGGAGCCAACTGTGGGTTTTAAAAGCGACAGAGGCAGGAGGGCCAGCTCTGAAGCCAAACAGATTAGAGTTCGAATCCCCCCTGCTTAccatctgtgtgactttggacgaGTTGGTTAACTTCcatgccttggtttccccatctggaaaatgggcatgATATGATAAATCTTACCTCCTGGGTTGCTGGGAGGACTGGATAATACCCCTAAGACGCCTGGCACAGTGTCTGACGCACAGTGAGTGCTCAGTTCAATCAGTGGTCATCTGTCAACGGACTGTCCCCAGCACCAGCTGCTCCCAGAGCACGCTTGCTGCCTCAACGCCAAAGCCAATGACTCCACGTGCCCTTCGGGTGCGCGGGGGACTGAgcccacagggacttccctctcGCCCAGGGGAAACCTGCCGCAGCCCGGTCTCCCGGGGAGAGAAAAAGCCCGACCCCCACGCCGGCACGAGCCGGGCCCATCTCTCAGGGGGAATCCGGGAGCTCGAGGGAGAGGGCCGGGGGGAGCGGACCGCCCGGCAGCTTGCTGGAGTAGCGCCGGGCCCGGTGAGAGGGCGACCACGCACCTGTCCCGGCGCTCCCGGCGCGAGCAGCCTCCCTCAGCCCGCTCCCGCCCTGGCCGCTCGCACCCTCGGCTCCGCCGGCTTCTCCTCTGCAGCTGCCCGCACTTCAAGCCTCCGCCGGCGCTGCTGCAACGTCGCGCCATGATGACGCAATCGGCGCCTGGGGTGACGAGCGCAGCCGAGGGCCAGCCACTTCCgggagggccagggctggggctagGCGCCAGGGCCCAGCGGCCGGGGCTCTGCGCGGCTCCTGGCCTCGTGCACTGGGGATAGGTCCGAGAGTAGAAGGTGTGCCCGCAAGTGTGTTTGTGTGGCCAGGTACGGCGTGTGCTGCCTAAACGCGCGGTGATTCTGCCTGGGCGCTGAGTCACGTGAGTGTGGGTGCATCTGCGTTGTGTGAGCTCTGTTCCTCTAGAAGTTTGTATCTCCGCCCGGCTGTCCTGGGAGCCTGCACGTGGGCTGTCTTTTTATGAGATTTGTAAGACTGCAGAATTTATTGGGCATGAGAGAGGTAGGGATTGGGAATGACCCTGTTGTGTAGTTTTCCAAACAGTGGCTGAGTGCCTTTTCCTAAAGGAAGAATATAaggaattaaaagagaaataaataaggcTTGGACGAGCCCGAGTCCAAATTTCTCTGCCTTTGGTCCTTGAAACAAATTAACAAGGGGCACAAAGAGTTTCTTTCACAGTATTTGCCGTACCATTGACAAGGCCAGTGGTTATCAAGAGATTAGCAATTTAGAAGGGAAAAGATAACCTTTTACATGCACTTAAGCAACAAGCATTAACTATGAACTAGCAGACGGTACAAAGATCGTTAAGGCATAATCCCCGCCGTCACGCCTCTGCCACCAGTCCTCATCTCCTCTGCACACATGAACCCTAACCCTCTCTTCCAAACAATCTCTGCCCATGTCCATCCATCAAAAACCATCCACAGCTCCCACAGTCCAAATGCCTGAGCCTGGCATCTAAGGCTTACACAGAGAGGCCTCTACTTTTCCCACTGTTCTCCATCAAGAGCCCCTGCTTCAGCCTCTCCCATCGTCCCTTGTCAAGCCCTGGGCCCTCATACTCCTAACTGTGCTCACACCTCTCTCAGCTAAATTTGACAAGTTCTGTGTTGAACTAGGACTCCGAGCCTTCCCTGATGTCTCCAGCCCTCCATAAACACACTGTCATTTAAGTCTTTActaaatttgttacaatatcgcttctgttttacattttgggtTTGGGGCCAcaaggcacatgggatcttagctctcccaccagggatccaacccacaccccctgcattggaaggcaaagccttaaccactggatggccagggaagtcccagtgcctGTTTCTTAGGTAACACTATGATACTTTGTTATAGTAAATACATAACAGTAAACACAGTAACTACTTGTTGAAGCTAAGGAACAAGAAGTAAAACAAGAGTTCTTTCTCTGGCACTTCCTACTTCTGTTTGTAAATCCATCCCAAGACAATTCAAAACAGCAGGAAttgttcttcatttaaaaaaagattttgagcTTCTTGAAGTCAAGGACCCTGTCTTTATTCAACCCCCCCTCACACACCTTAGCTCTAAGCACACACCTAAGTATTTAAGGCCTATGATGACTAGAATAAGATGAATTCTCATCCCAAAATATCATGAAATTTGTGTACAGATTAgtgacattaaaaaagaaagaaagaaaaagaaaaggaggggagaaaatacaggaaagtgACAGGATTTGAAGTCACTGTTAAAGAGAAAGTAATGAGAAATGATGTAGAGCACCACAGGAATTAAAGTGTAAGCCAGAGGGGAAAATTAGGTTCTTATATAAACTTCATTTGTAGGCAACTCTTCTGCAACACCCACTGCACAAGAGTTTACAGTACTTGGAGGAGATGTGGACTGCAGTGCACAGATTACTAAATGAGAACTGTTTTGGAAGCAAGTGACACCCTTGGCAGTCTTTTATCAACAGAACCACAATAACTTATAGTAATCCAGATCCAATCTAGTCAGCCAAGGTGGAGCAACAAGGACTGAAGGATTGAATTTACTCTCCTGCTAAGatgacaacaacaataaaaaaaattttttttaaaaagcaaaatatataaaacagcaaGCAGTGCAGGACTGTGGTCCATAAGGGAAAGGAAGTGAATGAGGTTAAGCACTATGATTGCCTCAGCCTACTGCCTAGAAAGAGTTGCCAGGCTATAGTGCAGACAGGGGTAATCCAGGGAGAGCTAGGTAGACTTTCTGAGTTGAGAAGCTAGAACTGGGAGACCAGGAAGGCCAAGACAGCTGGAATTGGGAGTAGAGTACCAGAGAGGTGTGCCTCTTCCCACAAGGCAGAGTGAAAAGATAACCAGTGAACATATGGGACCAGGAATAAGGCCTGGAAAATCCCATAATTCGCAACTCAAAAAGTCTTGCCTCAGTAGTGGGGTAAAATTAACCGTAGAGTAAAACTTCTCTGGACCtacctaacaaatcttaaaaggcAGCCCCCAAAGGATCAAACTTCACAAGAACAAAATATCCCAAAACAAAGTACAAGAATACTTAAAGGATATCAAAAATATCTAGCACCCAAcaatgtaaaattcacaatgttacTCTTCCAATCAAAAATCAtcagggatgggcttccctggtggcgcagtggttgagagtctgcctgccgatgcaggggacacgggttcgtgcgctggtccgggaagatcccacatgctgcggagcagctgggtctgtgagccatggccgctgagcctgcgcgtccggagcctgtgctccacaacaggagaggccacaacagtgagaggtgtgcataccgcaaaaaaaaaaaaaaaaaaatcagggatgcaaaaggaagcaggaaagaaTGAACCACaatgaggagaaaaattaattaactgaAAGAGTCCcagaaatgacagagatgatAGAATTGGTAAATAAGGACACTAAAGCATACTTACAACTATATTCTGTAAGTCCAAGAAAGTAAAGATTGAGTTAAG
This window of the Orcinus orca chromosome 14, mOrcOrc1.1, whole genome shotgun sequence genome carries:
- the LOC125961007 gene encoding uncharacterized protein LOC125961007, coding for MARRCSSAGGGLKCGQLQRRSRRSRGCERPGRERAEGGCSRRERRDRCVVALSPGPALLQQAAGRSAPPGPLPRAPGFPLRDGPGSCRRGGRAFSLPGRPGCGRFPLGEREVPVGSVPRAPEGHVESLALALRQQACSGSSWCWGQSVDR